The DNA segment CTGAAGGTGCTGCTCGACTGCGGCGTGCGCGACACCGAGACGGGCTGCAAGTTCTTCAATCGCGCCACCGCGACCGACGTCGTCCTGGGCTCCGAGTGCGACGGCTGGTTCTGGGACACTGAGGTGATGGCGCGCGCCGCGCTCGCGAACCTCCGCATCGTCGAGATGCCCGTCCTCTTCCTGCGGCGCATGGACAAGCGCTCGACGGTGCGCCTGCTGCCCGACACCTGGCAGTACCTGGTCGAGCTGTCGAAGTTCCGGCCGAAGGTGGGTCTCTCGCTCGCGAACAAGTCGCCGATCTACTGGACCTGCATCGGTTACGACGCCCTCATGCGGATGCTCTACGGGCGCCAGTACCTCGCGACCTACCGGGCGGTCGCCGACCGCATCCGGCCCGGCGCGAGCGTCGTCGACGTGTGCTGCGGCACCGGCCGGCTCTACCGCGACGCCTTGAAGGACCGTGGCGGCAGCTACCTCGGCCTCGACTTCAACGGCCACTTCGTCATGGGGGCGCGCAAGCGCGGCGTGCCGGTCCGGTCCTTCAACGTGCTGGCCGACCCGATTCCGCCCGCCGACTACGTCGTCATGTGCTCGAGCTTCTACCACGTGCGCTCGCAGGCCGACGCCGTCCTCGGGCGGATGCGGGCTGCGGCGCGCGAGGCGGTGATCCTCTCGGAGCCCGTCCACAACCTGTCGACGGCGGTCCCCGGCGTGATCGGGCGCCTGGTGGCGGCGGCGACGAACCCCGGCGTCGGGACCGAGCACATGGAACGCTACGACCTCGAAACCTTCCGCGCCTTCGCGGAGCGGCACGGCGCCTCGGCGTTCGTGCATGCACCCGGCGATCGCAACGCGATCGCGATCTTT comes from the Candidatus Eisenbacteria bacterium genome and includes:
- a CDS encoding glycosyltransferase; translated protein: MTDLDLSVVVPCYDEAPHLAASTARLVEVLDQTRLAYEILFVDDCSRDDTRRVIQEICRTTPRCRFVFHERNRGRGGAFKTGYAATTGRVTGFLDIDLEVDAIYVPALVTLVARHGVDVATGFRHYLLRQTGGVHRHVLSMVYRGLLKVLLDCGVRDTETGCKFFNRATATDVVLGSECDGWFWDTEVMARAALANLRIVEMPVLFLRRMDKRSTVRLLPDTWQYLVELSKFRPKVGLSLANKSPIYWTCIGYDALMRMLYGRQYLATYRAVADRIRPGASVVDVCCGTGRLYRDALKDRGGSYLGLDFNGHFVMGARKRGVPVRSFNVLADPIPPADYVVMCSSFYHVRSQADAVLGRMRAAAREAVILSEPVHNLSTAVPGVIGRLVAAATNPGVGTEHMERYDLETFRAFAERHGASAFVHAPGDRNAIAIFPGAGG